TTTGCAATGGGATCCTGTACGGGCAAGGTAAAAAATccatttaatgaaaaatatttatcatgtGGTGGTTCTTCTGGTGGATCAGCTAGCTGTATAGGATCAAAGATTATGAACTGTTCAGTAAATACAGACACAGGTGGATCCATTCGAACTCCATCATCTTTATGTGGATGTATTGGGTTAAAACCTACCTATGGAAGAATTAGTAGATATGGTGTTATACCATATAATGAAGAAACTGATGTAGTTGGGTTAATATGTAACAATGTGTATGATTGTAGTGTATTGTTGGATGTTTTAAGTGGGAGGGACAAAAAGGATTTAACAacgttaaaaattaaaaaaattaaaaaaaaaaaaaaagaaaaagaagaaaaagaaaaagaaaaagaaaaaagagaaataaaagaaataaaaaatgtgaacagtttattgaaaaaatatgaactgTCAGAAAGATTTAAAAGTCAAAaaccattaaaaaatatgaagttTGGATACATATGTGAAGATATTTTAATGGACTGTTTTGTTGATAAAATTGTTTACATCAATTATAAAGAGGTTATGCGAAATATTGAACATTTGGGAGGAACATTAATAAATactaatatttacaaattaattgattactgttatatatattatgtatattcaaTGATTATAGCGCATAGCAATATTTCAAGAATGAAtggaataaattataatatgcataatataaataatgaaacgaattatattaataaagttaggtcaaatatgataaatgaaaatgtgtTAACAAGAATAATTGGTGgttctattttttcctctcattttcaaaaaataaattttcgtaatatatttttaatggtaaaaaaaaatcttaccaaaaaattaaaaatacattttaaaaaagtaaattacaTTTTGTTACCTTCCATTCCTAGAAGTAATAATATACGAGACGACATAGTAAACACGTGTGTATATGATGATATCATTTTAAAAGGAGGAAATATTGAACATAGTATACATAGTGGCAATGGtcatataaatgatatacaTGTAGATATGGAAAATTTAtggaaaaagaataaatacaaCAAGTACATGAAAGAAGTTTTCTCTATTGTGTCATCTATTACAGGCTTCCCAAGTATAGTCATACCAACAGGAACATTCACGAAAGATTTTAACGAACCGCAGTCCTTTCAGTTGATAACTTCAAACTTAAATGAAATAGGATTACTACGAGTTGCCTTAGCATACAAGGAAAAGCTCAacgttaataaaaaattaatagagaatttgaataatttgaataatttgaaaaacgTGCAAAACGGCGAGTAATGAAGAGGATCACTCGAAGTAGGGTCACTGTCTACTCAAAGTAACATgcacacaaaaaaaacaaaaagtaaaatataaacgtgtgtatgtatatatatatatgtatatatatatgtttgtgtgTGTACATTAGTGTGCACACGGCTGATGCTGCTTGAGTGGGG
The sequence above is drawn from the Plasmodium malariae genome assembly, chromosome: 5 genome and encodes:
- the GATA gene encoding glutamyl-tRNA(Gln) amidotransferase subunit A, putative, yielding MHRLPINLLYISFLFLNIDIFNILQSLCLVKDSVAFRVAKNNNFLKNEIPHFVNYKGCKSACTLSYIFLKDKHIHAEKGRRKRNCTHIITYNSTYGCAHDSTYDSTYDSTYDSIYDSTYNENKYSEFNSSHIYQIRRKILSSKLDIKYIFEKYIIKKVLHENINKYNSFSYIYSTDEIYEQIRKLYRIYEQCGNLSKLPKLFGLPIVLKDNIITKNIPTTGGSKILSKYIPSYDSTLVKKLKKNGAIIIGKTRLDEFAMGSCTGKVKNPFNEKYLSCGGSSGGSASCIGSKIMNCSVNTDTGGSIRTPSSLCGCIGLKPTYGRISRYGVIPYNEETDVVGLICNNVYDCSVLLDVLSGRDKKDLTTLKIKKIKKKKKEKEEKEKEKEKREIKEIKNVNSLLKKYELSERFKSQKPLKNMKFGYICEDILMDCFVDKIVYINYKEVMRNIEHLGGTLINTNIYKLIDYCYIYYVYSMIIAHSNISRMNGINYNMHNINNETNYINKVRSNMINENVLTRIIGGSIFSSHFQKINFRNIFLMVKKNLTKKLKIHFKKVNYILLPSIPRSNNIRDDIVNTCVYDDIILKGGNIEHSIHSGNGHINDIHVDMENLWKKNKYNKYMKEVFSIVSSITGFPSIVIPTGTFTKDFNEPQSFQLITSNLNEIGLLRVALAYKEKLNVNKKLIENLNNLNNLKNVQNGE